From Parasphaerochaeta coccoides DSM 17374, a single genomic window includes:
- a CDS encoding heavy-metal-associated domain-containing protein → MFGFGKKTVETSLHTSGMSCNHCEMRVMNALKAIKGVKDVQARAATGIVTIRHEDGVSLDALKDAVTEAGYTVTN, encoded by the coding sequence CGGTTTTGGAAAAAAAACAGTTGAAACGTCATTACATACAAGCGGCATGAGCTGCAACCATTGTGAAATGCGTGTCATGAATGCCCTGAAAGCAATCAAAGGAGTCAAGGACGTACAGGCACGCGCTGCCACTGGCATAGTGACCATTCGGCATGAAGATGGCGTCAGCCTTGACGCTCTGAAAGATGCCGTCACGGAAGCGGGGTACACGGTTACGAACTAA